Proteins from one Belonocnema kinseyi isolate 2016_QV_RU_SX_M_011 chromosome 8, B_treatae_v1, whole genome shotgun sequence genomic window:
- the LOC117178722 gene encoding uncharacterized protein LOC117178722 — protein MHYHRFCLLKNLPQEFPSPEIIGIIPNGGYRRANKQSAKAIKWLLWVEREIGVEIQHAARSREFRLPEGTPVDGYYIDGDEKRHVLQFNGCFWHGCVDCYKLNRDEKLKSRDTIDMLYENTRATSEKIRKACYVLTEIWECKYDKFFKNSPGMNKYFENHPLLHQDALNPREAFFGGRKGNTVYYYKIKNYEKIRYIDVGSLYPFISKMEKFPIGQPKIYVSDEECKELADPNYMNLHQIDGLFKCRVLPPRHLFHPVLPVQMHGKLMFPLCHACCASMSQTECSHDDTMGELEGTWVLNELKEAMALNYREASGWPSECVDAEAKQDYLREHDEIEGIDLDPEQISKNPGLRSVAKLCLNSFWGKFGQRENLPQTEVLEERKRLMELFTSPEEEASVASPYTNLVIAAYTTAQARLKLFECLYQLDRRVLYYDTDSCIYICHKNLSEYNPPMGRLLGQMTDELKVYVNWNVYGQPICHVAVRPVASIRPSARVTCIPPCPAAILIAQALMPRPPAPEIQPT, from the exons ATGCACTACCATCGCTTCTGCTTGCTCAAGAATTTACCGCAAGAATTTCCTTCTCCTGAAATCATAGGTATTATACCGAATGGTGGATACAGACGAGCAAATAAACAGTCTGCAAAAGCCATTAAATGGCTATTATGGGTAGAACGAGAAATTGGGGTGGAAATCCAACACGCGGCAAGATCTCGTGAATTCCGTCTACCAGAGGGAACGCCAGTTGACGGTTACTATATAGATGGTGATGAAAAGCGCCATGTTTTACAGTTTAATGGCTGCTTTTGGCATGGGTGTGTGGATTGTTATAAGTTAAATCGCGATGAGAAATTAAAATCCAGGGATACAATTGATATGCTTTATGAGAACACTCGCGCCACgagtgaaaaaattcgaaaagcctGTTACGTACTAACCGAAATATGGGAgtgtaaatatgataaattttttaaaaattcccccGGTATGAAcaagtattttgaaaatcatcCCTTACTCCACCAGGATGCGTTAAATCCTCGTGAAGCGTTTTTCGGAGGACGTAAAGGAAATACagtgtattattataaaattaaaaattatgaaaaaatccgATACATCGATGTTGGCTCTTTATAtccatttatttcgaaaatggAGAAATTTCCTATAGGTCAGCCGAAAATTTATGTTAGCGATGAGGAGTGTAAAGAACTAGCTGATCCGAATTACATGAATTTGCATCAGATTGACGGATTATTTAAATGCCGTGTGCTTCCTCCAAGGCATTTATTTCATCCCGTGCTACCTGTGCAAATGCATGGGAAACTCATGTTCCCACTTTGTCACGCGTGTTGTGCGTCTATGAGCCAAACTGAATGCTCTCATGACGATACGATGGGTGAGCTGGAGGGAACCTGGGTTTTGAATGAGTTGAAAGAAGCCATGGCGTTAAATTATCGA gaGGCTAGTGGCTGGCCGAGCGAGTGCGTTGACGCAGAGGCAAAACAAGATTATCTTCGTGAGCATGATGAAATTGAGGGGATAGACTTAGATCCTGAACAGATATCAAAAAACCCTGGTTTACGTTCCGTTGCGAAACTTTGTCTTAACTCTTTTTGGGGTAAATTCGGACAAAGAGAGAATTTACCGCAAACGGAGGTTCTTGAGGAACGTAAACGGTTGATGGAGTTGTTTACTAGTCCAGA AGAGGAAGCTAGTGTAGCGTCACCCTACACAAACCTAGTAATAGCCGCTTACACCACTGCTCAAGCTAGGCTAAAGCTTTTTGAGTGCCTCTATCAACTAGATCGACGTGTGTTGTACTACGATACAGACTCATGCATTTACATATGTCataaaaatttatcagagtacAATCCCCCGATGGGTCGATTACTGGGGCAGATGACGGATGAGTTGAAAGTTTACG TTAACTGGAATGTGTATGGGCAACCTATTTGCCACGTAGCTGTTCGGCCTGTCGCCAGTATACGTCCTTCAGCCCGAGTTACATGCATTCCACCATGTCCTGCGGCAATACTAATTGCACAGGCTCTGATGCCACGGCCACCGGCACCTGAAATTCAGCCAACATAG